The Osmerus eperlanus chromosome 15, fOsmEpe2.1, whole genome shotgun sequence genome includes a window with the following:
- the tnfsf10 gene encoding tumor necrosis factor ligand superfamily member 10 isoform X2 — MTGSSGVPCLGILLLVAVLLQTVAVTVTVLYFTNVLNSMKETFARGSVSCLTRANLRGAYLRAADEGRGDPCWQVTQQLHSLIEKSLSQRYQLEISTAVKDEVSRVLPSLVMEDIASPRPKVAAHVTGSYVSTVEMEEGVSAIRRIQGQKITWWEGQKGLAFLRDIRLVDGELVVPRPGLYYVYAQTYFRHTHSQEEEGEEGEEDRGRPMLQYVYKKVTSYPVPILLMKTSRTPCWSRASQFSLHSAHQGGLFPLAAGDRLFVTVSNASAVDMDERSSFFGAFLLS, encoded by the exons ATGACGGGCTCGAGCGGCGTTCCGTGCCTTGGGATTCTGCTTCTCGTTGCTGTCCTGCTGCAGACAGTGGCCGTCACCGTCACCGTGCTATACTTCACCAATGTTCTTAATTCG ATGAAGGAGACGTTCGCCAGGGGCAGCGTCTCGTGCCTCACACGCGCCAATCTGCGGGGTGCCTACCTGCGCGCGGCCGACGAGGGCCGCGGGGACCCGTGTTGGCAAGTCACGCAGCAGCTGCACAGCCTCATTGAAAAG TCCTTGTCCCAGAGATACCAGTTGGAGATCTCCACAGCGGTCAAAG ATGAGGTGTCACGGGTGTTGCCCTCACTTGTAATGGAAGACATCGCTTCACCCCGCCCCAAAGTGGCCGCCCACGTCACAGGAAGCTACGTGTCCacagtggagatggaggagggag TTTCTGCCATCCGTCGCATCCAGGGGCAGAAGATTACGTGGTGGGAGGGGCAAAAGGGCCTCGCCTTCCTGCGAGACATCCGATTGGTTGACGGGGAGCTGGTGGTGCCACGCCCGGGCCTGTACTATGTCTATGCCCAGACCTACTTCAGACACACCCattcccaggaggaggagggggaggagggggaggaggacagagggaggcccATGCTCCAATACGTGTACAAGAAG gtcaccTCCTACCCGGTCCCCATCCTGCTGATGAAGACGAGTCGTACCCCCTGTTGGTCCCGGGCCTCCCAGTTCTCCCTCCACTCCGCCCACCAGGGGGGGCTCTTCCCCCTCGCCGCGGGCGACCGCCTCTTCGTCACCGTGAGCAACGCCTCCGCCGTCGACATGGACGAGAGAAGCAGCTTCTTCGGGGCCTTCCTACTCAGCTAG
- the tnfsf10 gene encoding tumor necrosis factor ligand superfamily member 10 isoform X1 gives MTGSSGVPCLGILLLVAVLLQTVAVTVTVLYFTNVLNSMKETFARGSVSCLTRANLRGAYLRAADEGRGDPCWQVTQQLHSLIEKSLSQRYQLEISTAVKDEVSRVLPSLVMEDIASPRPKVAAHVTGSYVSTVEMEEGAAVSAIRRIQGQKITWWEGQKGLAFLRDIRLVDGELVVPRPGLYYVYAQTYFRHTHSQEEEGEEGEEDRGRPMLQYVYKKVTSYPVPILLMKTSRTPCWSRASQFSLHSAHQGGLFPLAAGDRLFVTVSNASAVDMDERSSFFGAFLLS, from the exons ATGACGGGCTCGAGCGGCGTTCCGTGCCTTGGGATTCTGCTTCTCGTTGCTGTCCTGCTGCAGACAGTGGCCGTCACCGTCACCGTGCTATACTTCACCAATGTTCTTAATTCG ATGAAGGAGACGTTCGCCAGGGGCAGCGTCTCGTGCCTCACACGCGCCAATCTGCGGGGTGCCTACCTGCGCGCGGCCGACGAGGGCCGCGGGGACCCGTGTTGGCAAGTCACGCAGCAGCTGCACAGCCTCATTGAAAAG TCCTTGTCCCAGAGATACCAGTTGGAGATCTCCACAGCGGTCAAAG ATGAGGTGTCACGGGTGTTGCCCTCACTTGTAATGGAAGACATCGCTTCACCCCGCCCCAAAGTGGCCGCCCACGTCACAGGAAGCTACGTGTCCacagtggagatggaggagggag ctgCAGTTTCTGCCATCCGTCGCATCCAGGGGCAGAAGATTACGTGGTGGGAGGGGCAAAAGGGCCTCGCCTTCCTGCGAGACATCCGATTGGTTGACGGGGAGCTGGTGGTGCCACGCCCGGGCCTGTACTATGTCTATGCCCAGACCTACTTCAGACACACCCattcccaggaggaggagggggaggagggggaggaggacagagggaggcccATGCTCCAATACGTGTACAAGAAG gtcaccTCCTACCCGGTCCCCATCCTGCTGATGAAGACGAGTCGTACCCCCTGTTGGTCCCGGGCCTCCCAGTTCTCCCTCCACTCCGCCCACCAGGGGGGGCTCTTCCCCCTCGCCGCGGGCGACCGCCTCTTCGTCACCGTGAGCAACGCCTCCGCCGTCGACATGGACGAGAGAAGCAGCTTCTTCGGGGCCTTCCTACTCAGCTAG
- the msl2b gene encoding E3 ubiquitin-protein ligase MSL2b encodes MNPVNATSLYVSACRSVLQCDPRDPRALAELYKLLPFFRQSLSCLVCGNLLQDPIAPTNSTCQHYVCLGCKGRRMLLKPSCSWCKDYSCFEENRQLSLLVHCYKKLCLYIAQSPLASHIASAASDSPDLQAILNEGLSLVENEQEGEDTSDSANQSPAPSTSDLQRDEAPAAERRQEEGAVNGLHGCNGLASSDTLSSVTIATGVGVLKHEGFGEELPVCVAGEAGLCDLSTFGDELKHGGGPLLLSVEEVLRTLEPDPEPSPQSDCPLSRPLSGLNGPYYPSIPEASRLTSSLPSEPKPRLPPPHPQPSPAVPRLPPRCHRKRSRSESDSEKVLPLPIASILQGPSLGATNPPHHPNPPTASAAANKREPKHPSAIAPPHLAPVPNGGPPKVGKTVLVPSKGLKNHGGPKKAYTKARQGAPKPRAQPRDRLPTHPHSHPHSHPPSPSKPLYKKPVEKKGCKCGRATQNPSVLTCRGQRCPCYSNRKACLDCICRGCQNSYMANGEKKLEAFAVPEKALEQTRLTLGINLTSIAAAALRNPATSSPGNALINVTTATGAPVTAAFLTGAGPDDRGFDDSLDMRFDC; translated from the exons ATGAACCCGGTGAATGCGACCTCTCTCTACGTGTCCGCGTGTCGTTCGGTGCTGCAGTGCGACCCTCGCGACCCCCGGGCCCTCGCGGAGCTCTACAAGCTGCTCCCGTTCTTTCGCCAGTCTCTTTCCTGCCTCGTGTGTG GTAATCTTCTGCAGGACCCCATAGCTCCCACCAACTCGACTTGTCAGCACTATGTTTGTCTGGGCTGTAAGGGCCGGAGGATGCTGCTTAAGCCCTCTTGTAGCTGGTGCAAGGACTACTCTTGCTTTGAGGAGAACAGACAGCTGTCCCTGCTGGTCCACTGCTACAAGAAGCTGTGTCTCTACATCGCCCAGTCTCCGCTCGCCTCACACATAGCCAGCGCGGCCAGCGATTCGCCCGACCTCCAGGCCATCCTCAACGAGGGCCTCTCATTGGTGGAGAACGAGCAGGAAGGGGAGGACACTTCGGATTCGGCAAATCAGTCGCCGGCACCTTCCACGTCCGACCTCCAGCGGGACGAAGCTCCTGCCGCCgaaaggaggcaggaggagggggccgTGAACGGTCTGCACGGCTGCAACGGCCTGGCCAGTTCGGACACGCTGTCATCCGTCACCATAGCGACGGGGGTAGGGGTTTTGAAGCATGAGGGTTTCGGGGAGGAGTTGCCGGTCTGCGTCGCCGGGGAGGCGGGGCTGTGCGACCTCAGCACATTTGGGGATGAGCTCAAACACGGAGGAGGGCCGCTGTTGTTGAGCGTGGAGGAGGTTCTAAGGACCCTGGAGCCTGACCCCGAGCCGTCCCCCCAGTCAGACTGCCCTCTGTCCAGGCCTCTGTCCGGCCTCAATGGGCCTTACTACCCCTCCATCCCCGAGGCCTCCCgcctgacctcctccctcccgtcGGAACCCAAGCctcgcctcccccctcctcacccccagccctcccctgccgtcccccgcctcccccctcgtTGCCACCGCAAGCGCTCCCGCTCCGAGAGTGACAGTGAGAAGGTCCTGCCCCTCCCCATCGCCAGCATCCTGCAAGGCCCTTCCCTGGGCGCCaccaaccccccacaccaccccaacccccccaccgcCAGCGCCGCCGCCAACAAACGAGAGCCCAAGCATCCCTCCGCCAtcgccccccctcacctggcccCTGTGCCCAACGGAGGGCCTCCAAAAGTAGGCAAGACTGTGCTGGTGCCCAGCAAAGGCCTGAAGAACCACGGAGGGCCCAAAAAGGCCTACACCAAGGCCAGGCAGGGGGCCCCCAAACCCCGTGCTCAACCCCGCGAccgcctccccacacacccccactctcacccccactctcacccccccagcccctccaagCCCCTCTACAAGAAGCCTGTGGAGAAGAAAGGCTGCAAGTGTGGAAGGGCCACCCAGAACCCATCTGTGTTGACCTGCAGGGGGCAGCGTTGTCCCTGCTACTCCAACCGCAAG GCGTGTCTGGACTGCATCTGCCGGGGCTGCCAGAACTCCTACATGGCCAACGGAGAGAAGAAGCTGGAGGCGTTCGCCGTGCCGGAGAAGGCCCTGGAGCAGACACGCCTCACGCTCGGCATCAACCTCACCAGCATCGCCGCCGCCGCCCTGCGGAACCCGGCGACCAGCTCCCCGGGCAACGCTCTCATCAACGTCACCACGGCAACCGGGGCCCCGGTTACGGCGGCCTTCCTGACGGGAGCGGGGCCCGACGACAGGGGCTTCGACGACTCGCTGGACATGAGATTTGACTGTTGA